In the genome of Arachis hypogaea cultivar Tifrunner chromosome 9, arahy.Tifrunner.gnm2.J5K5, whole genome shotgun sequence, the window ACCTTAACACTCATGCATGTATAATTCGAATTAAGCTGATTCGAACTACCTATTGGTCAAATTCGAATTACAAACATCACTACTAATGTGAATTGGCTCATTTTTTTTTTCCCAAAGGTAGAATATAATATTATTGATTGGAAGATTAAGCAACAAATAGAATTGGTCCAACTTTGGACAGCACAACAAAAGAAAACCAAAATAGGATATACTCCCACTTAACTTACTTTAAAATAACCGAGACTAAGGTACTCCCACTTAATTTACTTTACTAACGTACTCACACTTAACTTACTTTAAAACAACCGAGATTAAGAACTCAATAGTTACTTCATTCATGTAATGTCCTTGTAGCAAATTTCTCTTCCATCTTATCTGCTATGGAGAAAACTTCAAAAGGTGAGAAGTTCTTGTCTTCGAAGATCTTCATGTTACGCACTTTTCATATTTGCCAGAAGGTGAAAGTCATCTttgctatttttctgttttctccaTCTTCTCCCATCATCTTTCCACTCACATGCACCCACCATTTTCAGAATATGTCGTCATCTCCAGCCATTTCTGATGGTTGGATCTTTGCCAAACACCATATCTGTCTTGAGTGAGAGCAAGAGGCCAAACAGTGGATCACCGATTATGAAGGATTTGGGCATCTAGGGCATTGTGGCAGAACTGTTGGGAATCGGTGGTTCAAATTCTACCAGAAGACCATTGTGAAGAGCACGCCAGAGAAAATTTTTTACTTTGGGAGGGCATTGGATCCTCCAAGGAGCTCGCCACATTTGTTTCTGCTGACATCGTGGAGCATTCTAAAGGCATTGGTGTAACCAGATTGAATAGAGTACTGTCCATTTGCTGGACAGGTTAGCAAGTCTTCCCCTTCATTTATTAGAGTTTGTAGAATAATCTGTGCAATGTTTGGTTGAAATGTTGCTTCTATAATGTCTCTTCACCATTGTTTGTTGTGATCTATTAGCTGTGAGACCCATTCAATTTGGTTGTTGGCAGTAGTATTGTTGTGAATTGAGCTATGATCCACCTGTTTTAACCATCTATCCTCAAAGACCCTAACTTTTTCACCTCGTCCTATCCTCCATAGACAGCCTTCTTCGAGAATTTTCCGCCCTTCCAAAATACTGCGCCAATCCCATGACGAATTGTAGTCTGTCTCTGCCCTTAGAAAGGAAGTGTATTTAAAGTATCTGCTTTTTAGAACTTTACTCAATAGAGAGTGAGGTTGAGAAATGATTCTCCAGCCTTGTTTTCCTAGCATAGCTAGATTAAAGGCTTTTAAATCCTTAAAATTCAATCCCCCTTGAGTATGAGGTCTACAGATTATATCCCAACCAATCCAGTGTTGTCTTCTTTTATTCTCCTGTTGTCCCACCAGAATCTCATTATCATACGCTGTATTTTGTCAATAAGAGTCTCAGGCAGCTTGAAACACCCCAACGTATATATCGGAATGGCAGTGGCTACGGCTTTTATCAATGTTTCTCTGCCGCTGGCTGATAAGAGGGATTTTTTCCAATGCTGTAATTTCTTCCCACCCGATTCTTAatataattgaaggttgctttCTTTGATCTCTGTATCACTGAGGGCAGACCCAAATATTTATCTTGGTTCCCAACATGGGGAATGTTGAGAATATAAGATAAAGTCTTTCGAGTTTCAGGATTGGTATTTTTGCTGAAAAATAAGGATGACTTTTGTAGATTAACTAATTGTCCACTCACCTCACTATAAGATTGTAGGATCTTGGTTATGTTAGCACATACTTGGGGTGTTGCCTTACCGAATATAATTGAGTCATCTGCAAAGAATAGATGAGTAATGTAAGGACATCTGTAGTTCAAACGAATTCCAGTGATCTCATTCTTCTGTTCTCCTCTGTGGAGCAGATGAGAGAGTCCCTTTGCACAGAATAAGAATAGATAGGGGAAAAGGGAGTCGCCTTGTCGCAATCCCCTACATGACTTAAAATAACCATGAGGTTGTCCTTCCACAGCAACAGAGTAGGAAACGGTCGTTACACATTTCTTCATCCACTCCACCCACcttctacaaaaacccaatttctCCATAATAGCCCAAACGAATTTCCATTCAACCCGGTCATAGGCTTTGCTCATATCTACTTTCAACGCTAGTTGTTCATCCCCAAACCTCTTATTCTTCAAGAAGTGCATAAATTCGTGAGCAATCAATACATTATTACTAATGAGCCGACCCTTTATAAACGCACTTTGATTATCGCTAATAATTCTATTCATAGTATGTTGTAATCTATGCACAAGAATTTTAgagataattttataaaaaacatTACTAAGACTAATTGGCCTCACCTGGTTCATTTTGCTAATGTTGGGGTCTTTAGGAATTAAGCATATGTGTGTATGATTGAAGACTATGAGCATCTTTCCTCCCTCAAATAAGCTATGAACAGCATTAAGAACATCCCTTTTAATAGTGTCCCAGAAAAACTGATAGAATTTTGTAGTAAATCCATCATCTATAGGTGCTGCGAGAGGATTAATAGAGAAAACTGCATCTTTGATTTCTTGATCCGAGACTGGTCTAGTTAGCCTTCGATTGGTATTGTTATCTACCCTTCTCGTCAACCCCTCCTGCTCCTCAATCGGTTCCTTTGGTTTAGAAGTAGTaaatatgttttcaaaatattgCTGCGCAATACTAGCTATTTGTTCTGGATTAGTACCAATCTCACTCGAATCACTTTTCAGCCTGTGCAACTTGTTTTTGCTGCTCCGCATACGAAATTTGGCATGAAAGAATTTTGTGTTCTTATCACCCCACTGCAACCACTGCATCCTGGCTTTTTCTTTCCAGAATCTTTCCTCCCTCTCATAATCATCTTCTAGTTTCGCCTCTAAGACCCGAATCATAGTAGTGTCAGCCCCTGCACCTTTATCCTTCTCTGCATTTAGCTTTGAGTTCAATTCAACAATATTTTTCTTCGAGTTAGTAGACGAATTTTTCTGTCATGCCACCAAATTGGGTCTACATTGTTTAAGCTTGTTGAATAATACAAACATTGGAGATCTTGCAACCTCCATATGCCATGAATTTGCCACCACATGCCTAGCTTCTTCGCTATCATACTATCTTTCCTGAAATCTAAACCTTCTCTTTGTTTTAAAACCTCCTCTATCCTAGGAAATCAGAAGCAGTCTATGGTCAGATCCTGTGTCATCTAAGTGCACCACCGAGCCATTTGGGTAATTCTGTTTCCACTGCATAGAGGCCAAACATCTATCCAATCTTTCTCGAATAAGGTTAACTCCTGCCTGTTTATTACTTACCTTCATATCCAAGATCAACCAGGCTGCCTCCCTTAATAAAGTCTCGAAAAGCTTGAATAGAAgatatagttttcattctttctccttctttttcactaAAGGCTGAGATAGCATTAAAATCACCAGTAATCAAAATATTTTCTCCAGCTGTATCCAATATAATTAAAATCTGATTGTATTGAACGTTTCGTTGGGCCTCCTCATTATGCAAATGTACTCCAAAAATCTCCCAAATTCTGTTCTGCACATTGTCTCTCCATgtgaaatgaataaaaaaattattatgctgAATAGTATTAATATCTTCACATTCCTTCTACATTAATACCAACCCTCCTGCTATTCCTCTTGGTTCAacataatagaacctctgaaaacctGCTTTTCTGCCTTGTTTCTCCACAAACGAAATAGTATTTTTGGTCTCGCATAAGAATACCACTTCGGGGGAATGGGTTCTACATAACCCTTTGATGCTGTGAACTGTTAGGGATTTCCCCAAACCCCGACAGTTCCACATGATCATCTTCATGAACCTTGGGGTGCCGCTTTTGGGATGGCACCCTGAAGTCCTTCAGAATAAAATTCAGTGGATGAAATAGAGTCTTCTTCGATCAAGGACTCATCTTGTTGCTCTAAATTCCGCTTAACACCAACAATCTTGCTCCCTACCTCCGTCACTTCCATATTTCTCGCCAAATGTTTGATTTTTGGTCGTTTACTACTTCTTTTAATACCTCTCTCCGTGCTGCCTACGTGAAACACCCCTACTTCTTCTATCCGTATCGAACCTACCATACCTCCTGGCACCGGTTCTGTTCTAGTGTATGGAGTAATGTTTTAGTTTTCCTGCGGATTTGAGATATGATACTGAGCTGATGCTTTTAGAATGTTGGTTTGGTTTAGGTGTATTTGAGAATATGGTGGATTATGGATACGGTTGGGGTTATGGTCATTGAATGATAGGTTAGAAAGGTTTTTTAGAAGGCTTACTGATGTAGGTTTATTACGAGGTTAAAATAATTCAGGTTGAGAGAATTAGCTCATTTGAATTACATAAAAAGATGATTTTAAATGATTCAGGTAACGTTTTTAAATTTAGTAGAATCATATAATTTTATCTTCCATTTAATTTAATTGTGCATTTTACCCTAAATcttatgatttgatttaaatcttgttacaatttttattttacgtatttaatttatctttttaatttaacacaaaatttcaaaatttttatatcttGATTGTATCTAAATTTTCACTTAGATCAAATTtgtttaaagtaaaaaattaataaattaaaaaataaaaacttaatcaacattgaattaaaataataaaacttacgcataataaaaataataaatttaaccgTAGTTAACTTTTACgttattattttacaattatcTTTGGCTTAGAGAACTTTAGCACATAAAGGGAAGACTAGTGAAGAAAAAGAGAATCTTACGTGTGAATGTATTATTGGCTCGAACTGACAGAAGGTGTTACGTGATTGGCCACGTTGGACGCAACACACAATCACACTTGACAGTTGACACTtcccttccttccttccttcttcCGTGTCAATCGGAGCAGCAACAAACAAACAAGGAATCAAATCACTCACTCAAGTTTCTGAAACTCAACACAACGAACACACTAAGCCACATTGTTTTCATTATTCCAAAACCCCCCAAGATCTGTGGATTCTATAATCACATCACACTCTTAAATCTCAGATCCCTAATTAACGACCTATCTTCCATTCGTTTCATTCCATGGAGCATCGAACACCCAAGcttttcttcctccttcttctatGCGCTATTTGCTATCATTCTCTCAGCGCCATCGCCATGTAttaatttatttccttttttttttaattgcgaGTTTACCAAACACGGCACAAGCATTTTCCGTTGGAATTTTGCAAATTTTCGTTGGATCTCATTCTTAATTTTGCGCAGAAAGAGCTATTACGACGTACTTCAAGTGTCGAAAGGTGCGAGCGATGAACAGATAAAGAGGGCGTATAGGAAGCTGGCATTGAAGTACCATCCTGATAAGAACCAGGGGAATGAGGAAGCCAATAAGCGATTTGCCGAAATTAACAATGGTAGTTACTTAAACCATATACGCTTCTTTGTTTCTTTATCTATGTTTGATTCTTTGGTTCTTTGGCTTTTGCTATGCTATCATGTGTTTGGTGATAGAGCAAGTTCTTCATTTTAAGTATATATGAGGTTAGTTTCTATGTGACATCCAATCAAGTGCTACAAGGTATAAATTTTATCTTCTTGATAGCACCTGATTAGATGTTACTGTGAAAGAGTTCAGCTCATTGACACTACCTACAGTGTGATATTAGACTAACAAAGAGAGTTTTATCCCGTAGGGTCAAAGTCAATTTAGCTCTAGCCGAATTAGCTGGAATACCCTGTCCTAGATACTAATGATTTAGAGTGAAAGGAGAAAAATTGTATAAATGGTGGCTTACTGCATAAGTTTTGCTTCCAACTAGTTGTCTAGGAAAAATAGATGAGATGTCGTAGCTTTATCCCTACTACCGGAGTTTAAGAATATTCTATGCCTCAACACAGttcttttcaattttattctaaaaccCCCCGTCCAATCATACCCTCAGAGggtgttttgttttttattgttgtcaGCATATGAAGTGCTGTCGGATAGCGAAAAGAGAAGCATCTATGACAGGTATGGCGAGGAGGGTTTGAAACAGCACACTGCTGGTGGAGGTAGAGGTGGTCCTGGAATGGGAATGAACTTCCAAGACATCTTCAGTAGGTAAGTCTATAATCCATGCATACATACTTATCTTCTACACATTGACTTACTGGCCTTAGTAGAAAACCTTGTATCTTATTTCATGTTGAATTTGACACTGTGAATGAATATATGCATGTGCTTGCAAAAACAATAACAACCAAAACTCTTTTCATACATTGGAAGTATATATTATAGTTAGTTGCTTTTAATTCCCAATATCCGCATGCGTTTTAATTGACGGCCTGACCTCGCCCTCTGACCATTTTTAGAAGTTATGTTCATATGAGGAACTTTTTCAAGATCATAAATAAGCAAAATGCGGCAGCATTGAGTTTGTGTTTTCTCCTGCTACACTTCATTTCATGATCATAACAACATCATGAATTCTTCTTTCAGTTTCTTTGGTGGGGGTCCaatggaggaggaggaagaaaggGTTGCAAAAGGTGATGATGTGATTGTTGAATTGGATGCAACCCTGGAAGATTTATACATGGGAGGTTCCCTTAAGGTGAGATCATGTCTAGCTAGTGTTTTGGTTCCATGCATAAAATTCATATGCCTATTGTTAAGACACATCCATCACTGAGATATGGGATATTAGCATGACACCATCTACCAACTTTTGTAACATCTTTTTTGCCAAAGATAGATTCATATAGAATTAAATTTAATACAATCAGTTTCACATGAAGTTACTCTTATACTGACTAAATCAACCCATgaaatgaattaaaaataaatattagcgCCATTACATAGCAGAACTGGATTTAGAGCGGCTAAAATGATTCATGTGCACATCACACTCGATCTCATTCACCTTTTGCACATTTTTCATTTGCATATGGCAGAAGATTTTCCTGGAGGATTCCCCCTATTGCCTATTATGTTCTATTTGTTCAGTAAGCTGATACTGTAGCACACAGGCATGGAAAAGTTGTAGATTATCATACTAATTAACTATTGTCTGCCTACTTGTAGACCATTTTTTGCTCTTTTAATTTACATTGTAATTATCAGGTTTGGAGGGAGAAGAATGTTATTAAGCCAGCACCTGGGAAGAGACGCTGTAACTGTAGAAATGAGGTTTATCACAGGCAAATTGGCCCTGGGATGTTCCAACAGATGACAGAGCAGGTAAACATCAATGTTGAAAGAttgatcttttccttattttctctttttcctgcCAACCTCCCCGGCAAACAAATGTTTAGGATAcagattttatattttatgataataaacataaaacatttctTGGTTTATGGCATCTGTcttatatgattgaaatttttaGTCAGTTTCAAGCCAAGTTATTTTTTCCCGTTTTATGGGGATAGATAGAGAAGATGTTCcactttattttattcttgtcAACATATGTGAAGTTTTTCACTCATCTTTGTTGATTTACCTGTTAGGTCTGTGACCAATGTGCGAATGTTAAGTTTGAAAGAGAAGGTTATTTTATCACGGTTGATATTGAAAAAGGCATGCAAGATGGGCAGGTACGCTTTCTCACATGCATGTGTGTATCACCTTTTAAGCAATAACCAATCATGAATATTTCGTGTTTTGTTGCCTATTTTCATATAAGCTTTTCTCTAAGCTATGTCTAATTATGTCTTATCTAACTTTTGAAGACAAGAGGCTACATTTAGATGGTAGAATTAGAATTAACGTGTAGTTTATAAATCTGATATTAATCCTACTGGAATTGAAATTAGTTCAAAATTTTATCATTGTATGTTAAACTTTTGGTGGATCATTCATGAAAAGATAAATTTAGCATTTTAACTTTTAACTGTATCTTACTCAAAGAAAGTTTCTGGGGTGAAATTTATCTTGGTTTTATATACCAAGGGATTTTATgagtaaagtaaaaaaaaaaaaaaaaaagtgttcaaGCTGCAGTTAATTGTCCACAAAAAAACTTTTATTAGAACTTGAAATGGAGAGAGAGGCAGACAGAAAGATTTCATGTATAAAGAGAAACAAAGAAGTTAATTGATTGTTAGGTGTCCTAGGCTAAACTAAAATTTTGATACAATATTTTACAATTGCTTGGTGCAACGGAAAGTTAGCATTGTTGAAAGAGAATTGTCCcccctccctctccctctcctctctctatAGTTATTGTTGAAAGAGGAATGTAAATTGGTTTCACTTCACCTCCACCCATTTTTGTTACAATATTCTTAGGCCAAGAATTCGGTAACCCTCTATAAAGAGATGTTATAGGTAgtcctttcaaaatcaattataacttcaacatcaacatttttatccaaaatttcaaaagttcccccaaattttgatattttctttttttaacccAACCTTTGTTGCCTCCATGGAGGCTGTCCTTCAATCAAAGGGCTTCTCGCTCTCTCAACAAATCCCAGAAACTAGGGTGTTTACTCATCACAAGGCTTGAAGCATAGATTTTTCACACCAAAAATCAAGAATTCTTGATGGTTCTTATCTAACAACAACAAATGGATTATTCTCTAAAACCATTACTAGGTTCCCCTCAAAATCCAATATTAATAACGGGTTTTCACAAAGGACACAACTTTGTTCCACTACAAAGTTGAGGCTACTACAGTTGTTGATGGGTTTGTTGGTGATGTTGAGGTTGAAGTTGAAAAGCAAAACTTTGTGAGTATTGAGTTATCCACGCTCAAGAAATTGTTCTATTGGGGTtgattttcttttccttgttcaaTTACATAATCCTAAgggatatgaaagatatttgtgTTGCTAATGCAAGAGGGAGCAGTGCTAAGCTCATACCATTCTTCAGAGATGGGAATCTTTCCGTAGTTGTTGGGTTCATCCGTTCATGTTGTTGTACACAAAATAGATCAATGTTTTTATCAAAATTACAAGCACTTTTTTACACTAGTTGTTCCATTCAGTGCTTTCTTTGGTGCCTTTGGGTTTGTTTTGTACCGACTCACCAACTACATCCACAATGAGCAGCAACCTTCTTAGCATTCTGGGACAAGCTGAAAGAAACAATTAGACTATTAGAGTGAAAGGGAGGAAAGTTTGGTTAAAAGGGAAAATCAATCCCACTACATGTACACCCTTTATAATAAACACTGTTTTGACTCTAGTATTTTCTTAACAACCATACGTGGGTTCtctttgttttgttaattaaaaaataatttaaatacgcAATTAATTATTAACAACTGTATTTTTATATGGGTGTCAAGAGTTTTTGGTGTACATAGTGTTTTTTCAAAGAAAATACATAATTTAAGAGAACATTTGTAATTTCAGATAAAAGGAGTTGGAGCTCAAATCATAATTATTTTCGGAAGAGCTATTGGTAATATTTCTTTTGAGCGGCTACTGAATCATTGGCCATCAATGACGGGAAAGTGAACTGAAAAGTGTTTTCCCTTCATCAATCAAGCTCAAAGGAGAAAAGCTTAGAAGCTTTCCATTTGACTCCATAGTCCAAATTCATACCCTTCCCATTTTTCACTTTAACTAGCATATCCTAAGTAACCAAAGTTATTAAATAACTAAGCCTTATCTTTGTAACTGGAGTTGTATCCATTGGTTAGACTAGGCCATTGCATTTTGTTATAAATCATATGTACAAATTTGCATGGACTGTAATGCAGTTTAGTCACAATCTGATTTTTTGTCCTTTTTCAGGAGGTACTTTTTTATGAGGATGGTGAGCCCATAGTTGATGGAGAACCTGGAGATCTAAGGGTTAGTAACttagtttcttttccaatttaTATAGCAACTGTTTTGCATTTTATGTGTGCAGCATTCTAACAACATAGATGGTATTTTGAACAGTTTCGAATCCGAACAGCACCCCATGACATCTTCAGAAGGGAAGGCAACGACTTGCACACAACAGTCACTATAACACTGGTAAATACTTTTCTAGGCTTATCGACTAATAACTGAACTTGCTGGCCTTGAGTATGTTCAGTAGGTCCATGGCATATATTAACTAGTAAATTACTATTTTACTAACTCTTGGCAAGTGGAATCAATGATTTTGCAACAATTAGGACCTGTTTGGTTTTTGTTTCcatgttttattttcattttcggtGTTTTCTATTTGGTAGAATTCAGCAAAAATAGTTAATTCAATAAATTCCTGTTTTCTATATTCATTTCTGGTAGAAAATCTGAAAATAGAAAAACCTTGGAAATGAGAATGGAACCAAATACTCAGTCCCTTAGCTGCTTTGTTTTTAGTGTCCACAAACCTCTGCATtgtgaagttttttttttcaacctTTATCTTCAGGTCCAAGCCCTTGTTGGTTTTGAGAAGACTATTAAACACCTAGATGAGCATCTAGTGGACATAAGCACCAAGGTAAGCAATGAGATTTTCTTGTTGCAATTCTAATTGTGCACATAGATTAAGGAATGATTGAAAAATCAATATTGACTGTTGAGTAATTATTCTCAACTTCTCTCTGTAAAAACAATATTATCTGTGTTTTTTCAATGGATAATTATTTGTGGAAAAGTAAGATTTTCAAACTGAATAGTTATATTGAATTGGAGGTAGATAATGTAAAATTATAAGAAAAGGCACAGATGTAAGAcacacctcttttttttttctaccatCAGGGAATCACAAAGCCAAAGGAA includes:
- the LOC112710193 gene encoding dnaJ protein ERDJ3B — encoded protein: MEHRTPKLFFLLLLCAICYHSLSAIAIKSYYDVLQVSKGASDEQIKRAYRKLALKYHPDKNQGNEEANKRFAEINNAYEVLSDSEKRSIYDRYGEEGLKQHTAGGGRGGPGMGMNFQDIFSSFFGGGPMEEEEERVAKGDDVIVELDATLEDLYMGGSLKVWREKNVIKPAPGKRRCNCRNEVYHRQIGPGMFQQMTEQVCDQCANVKFEREGYFITVDIEKGMQDGQEVLFYEDGEPIVDGEPGDLRFRIRTAPHDIFRREGNDLHTTVTITLVQALVGFEKTIKHLDEHLVDISTKGITKPKEVRKFKGEGMPLHVSTKKGNLYVTFEVLFPTSLTEEQKTNIKAILG